A single Symbiobacterium thermophilum IAM 14863 DNA region contains:
- a CDS encoding PstS family phosphate ABC transporter substrate-binding protein, giving the protein MKRTLMTTAAAAALLAMLTACGGRASSNPGSQPGAGNPPASHPGTNNPAPSSSGGSAGTELSGTVTLDGSSTVGPISIAVAEEFRKVHPRVDVPVGISGSSAGIGKFVKREVDIANASRPIKEKELEEARNNGLDPIELPVAYDGLSVVVNKENDFLTCITTEQLHKIWGPESTVTRWNEVDPSWPDAPIKLYGPGTASGTFEYFNEMVNGKGDASRSDFTASEDDNVLVQGVAGDKYAMGYFGYAYYAENKDTMKALAIDAGDGCVEPNDDTIAAGSYPFSRLIYIYPSRQALERPEVKAFVTFYMENAGELAAQVGYTPLPEEMYQDNLAKLK; this is encoded by the coding sequence ATGAAGCGGACTCTGATGACCACCGCTGCCGCTGCGGCCCTGCTCGCCATGCTCACCGCCTGCGGAGGCCGGGCGAGCAGCAACCCCGGCAGCCAGCCGGGGGCGGGCAATCCGCCCGCGTCCCATCCGGGCACGAACAACCCGGCGCCCTCCAGCAGCGGCGGATCCGCCGGCACCGAGCTCTCGGGAACGGTTACGCTGGACGGCTCCTCCACGGTGGGTCCCATCTCCATCGCCGTCGCGGAGGAGTTTCGCAAGGTGCATCCCAGGGTCGACGTCCCGGTCGGCATCTCCGGCTCCTCCGCCGGCATCGGCAAGTTCGTCAAGCGCGAGGTCGACATCGCCAACGCTTCCCGGCCGATCAAGGAGAAGGAGCTCGAAGAGGCCAGGAACAACGGGCTCGACCCCATCGAGCTTCCGGTGGCCTACGACGGCCTGTCGGTCGTGGTCAACAAGGAGAACGACTTCCTGACCTGCATCACCACCGAGCAGCTCCACAAGATCTGGGGGCCTGAGTCTACCGTGACCCGGTGGAACGAGGTGGACCCGAGCTGGCCCGATGCGCCCATCAAGCTCTACGGCCCCGGCACCGCTTCCGGCACCTTCGAGTACTTCAACGAGATGGTCAACGGCAAGGGCGACGCGTCCCGGTCCGACTTCACCGCCTCAGAGGACGACAACGTGCTCGTGCAGGGCGTGGCGGGCGACAAGTACGCGATGGGCTACTTCGGCTACGCCTACTACGCCGAGAACAAGGACACCATGAAGGCCCTGGCCATCGACGCCGGCGACGGCTGCGTCGAGCCGAACGACGACACCATCGCCGCCGGCTCCTACCCCTTCTCCCGTCTGATCTATATCTACCCCTCCAGGCAGGCCCTGGAGCGGCCCGAGGTCAAGGCGTTCGTCACCTTCTATATGGAGAATGCCGGGGAGCTCGCCGCCCAGGT
- a CDS encoding helix-turn-helix domain-containing protein, with amino-acid sequence MQLVRIGDKVINPERIYRMVDRMLELRSQGLSQQEVAEILGVDRTLISRLESVGEMRKGKRIALVGFPVANGPELTAMAAAEGVDFILLMSDQERHEFARSQNGVELLNQVMRLIARARACDAVIFIGSDERLKMVEALVGPHVIGIEIGRSPMKEDVYVSPEKIRNLIRSLKD; translated from the coding sequence GTGCAGCTGGTCCGGATCGGCGACAAGGTGATCAACCCCGAGCGCATCTACCGGATGGTGGACCGGATGCTGGAGCTCCGGTCGCAGGGGCTCTCCCAGCAGGAGGTCGCGGAGATCCTCGGGGTGGACCGCACGCTGATCTCCCGCCTGGAGTCCGTAGGCGAGATGCGCAAGGGCAAGCGGATCGCCCTGGTCGGCTTCCCGGTGGCCAACGGCCCGGAACTGACGGCCATGGCCGCGGCGGAAGGGGTGGACTTCATCCTGCTGATGTCCGACCAGGAGCGGCACGAGTTCGCCCGGAGCCAGAACGGCGTGGAGCTCCTGAACCAGGTGATGCGGCTCATCGCCAGGGCCCGGGCGTGTGACGCCGTCATCTTCATCGGGTCCGACGAACGGCTGAAGATGGTGGAGGCCCTGGTCGGCCCCCACGTCATCGGCATCGAGATCGGCCGCTCGCCCATGAAGGAAGACGTGTACGTAAGCCCCGAGAAAATCCGCAATCTCATCCGCAGTCTGAAGGACTGA
- a CDS encoding aminotransferase class III-fold pyridoxal phosphate-dependent enzyme, which yields MHLFTEYVNPHLGRLLEAINMDKRFVRGEGCYLWDSEGRRYLDFVAAYGALPFGFNPPEIWEALRAVELTGEPSFVQPSALQAAGELARRLIEVAPEGLRYVTFANSGAEAVEAAIKAVRAATGRMGIISCENSFHGKTLGALSATNRRAYQDAFGAPIPGFAKVPYGDLDALERLLAAHPDEFAGFIVEPIQGEGGIVEPPPGYLAAAKALCRRYGVFFILDEIQTGLGRTGRLFACEEEGVTPDVMVLAKALGGGLVPIGAMLCTEEVYTEEFAMKHSSTFAGNTLAARAGLRSLELLTRDDGALVRQVAENGAFLKAGLEELQRRYPHVLRRVRGRGFMLGLEIGVDRSTYGRTCLLGVLAEQDNLTPILSSYLLNVCGLRVAPTLNGSAVIRIEPPLIATREQCQAAVVAVERMLIPLAEGNTAELVSHLLGVESRPQNLPAPVPKPLPEPSGDPGEGRIAFLVHPVDWRNYPEMDESFQVFSTAEIAEMADRFNDLLEPFVAGSCRVTAPGGRRVFVDFVVVPRTADQLMGMPHAQAVAEVRAALEIAKKRGAQLVGLGAYTSVVTRGGLHLRNPGVALTTGNSYTVVSAVEAMYLAVERLGTRLPEATVAVVGATGAIGRATAILLAEGVGRVVLIGNPARPEASRRRLLKVAGDIVAHLADLIREGYPFAPGTLGARLQEMGPLPEPVAEPGAWEALALALEQAGALRITTDIDAALPEADLVLTATSSAEDLVTPANLKFGAVVCDISRPPNVSRAVKEARPDVLVIDGGVVEVPGRPDLGWNFGFERGLAYACMAETMILGLMGHFQDTSLGADLNLPMIRQIRQWAEELGFRLAQLRSFDRPLSEAEWAQLMAARARVLSAAGDD from the coding sequence GTGCACCTGTTTACGGAATACGTGAACCCCCACCTGGGGCGGCTCCTGGAAGCGATCAATATGGATAAGCGCTTCGTGCGGGGCGAGGGGTGCTACCTCTGGGACAGCGAGGGCCGCCGCTACCTGGACTTCGTGGCGGCGTACGGCGCTCTGCCCTTCGGATTCAACCCGCCGGAGATCTGGGAGGCGCTGCGCGCCGTGGAACTCACCGGTGAGCCCTCCTTCGTGCAGCCGTCGGCGCTGCAGGCGGCCGGCGAGCTGGCCCGTCGGCTGATTGAAGTCGCACCGGAGGGGCTTCGCTACGTCACCTTCGCCAACTCGGGCGCCGAGGCGGTGGAGGCGGCCATCAAGGCCGTGCGGGCCGCGACCGGACGCATGGGCATCATCTCCTGCGAGAACTCCTTCCACGGCAAGACCCTGGGCGCGCTCTCGGCGACCAACCGGCGGGCCTATCAGGACGCCTTCGGCGCGCCCATCCCCGGCTTCGCCAAGGTGCCCTACGGCGACCTGGATGCCCTGGAGCGGCTGCTCGCGGCGCACCCGGACGAGTTCGCCGGGTTCATCGTGGAACCGATCCAGGGCGAGGGCGGCATCGTGGAGCCGCCGCCCGGCTACCTGGCGGCCGCCAAGGCGCTGTGCCGCCGCTACGGCGTCTTCTTCATCCTGGACGAGATCCAGACCGGCCTGGGCCGCACCGGCCGGCTCTTCGCCTGCGAGGAGGAGGGCGTGACGCCGGACGTGATGGTGCTGGCCAAGGCCCTGGGCGGCGGCCTCGTCCCCATCGGCGCGATGCTCTGCACGGAGGAGGTCTACACCGAGGAGTTCGCCATGAAGCACTCCTCCACGTTCGCCGGGAACACCCTGGCGGCCCGGGCCGGCCTGCGGTCGCTGGAGCTGCTCACCCGGGACGACGGGGCGCTGGTACGCCAGGTGGCGGAGAACGGCGCCTTCCTGAAGGCGGGGCTGGAGGAGCTGCAGCGGCGGTACCCGCACGTGCTCCGCCGGGTGCGCGGGCGGGGCTTCATGCTGGGGCTGGAAATCGGCGTCGACCGGTCCACCTACGGCCGCACCTGCCTGCTCGGGGTGCTGGCGGAGCAGGACAACCTGACGCCCATCCTTTCTTCTTACTTGCTGAACGTCTGCGGCCTGCGGGTGGCCCCCACGCTGAACGGGTCGGCCGTCATCCGCATCGAGCCGCCGCTCATCGCCACGCGGGAGCAGTGCCAGGCGGCCGTCGTCGCCGTGGAGCGGATGCTCATCCCGCTGGCCGAGGGCAACACCGCGGAGCTGGTGTCCCACCTGCTGGGGGTCGAGTCCCGGCCACAGAACCTGCCCGCCCCGGTGCCGAAGCCGCTGCCCGAGCCCAGCGGTGACCCCGGGGAGGGCCGGATCGCCTTCCTCGTCCACCCGGTGGACTGGCGCAACTATCCCGAGATGGACGAGTCGTTCCAGGTCTTCAGCACCGCGGAGATCGCCGAGATGGCTGACCGGTTCAACGACCTCCTGGAGCCCTTCGTGGCCGGCTCCTGCCGGGTGACGGCCCCGGGCGGCCGCCGGGTCTTCGTCGACTTCGTCGTGGTGCCCCGCACCGCCGACCAGTTGATGGGCATGCCCCACGCCCAGGCCGTCGCCGAGGTGCGGGCCGCGCTGGAGATCGCGAAGAAGCGGGGCGCGCAGCTGGTGGGGCTCGGGGCCTATACGTCGGTGGTCACCCGCGGCGGCCTGCACCTGCGCAACCCGGGCGTGGCCCTCACCACCGGCAACTCCTACACCGTCGTGTCGGCCGTGGAGGCCATGTACCTGGCGGTGGAGCGGCTGGGGACCCGACTGCCCGAGGCCACCGTCGCCGTGGTCGGGGCCACCGGCGCGATCGGCCGGGCCACGGCCATCCTGCTGGCGGAGGGGGTGGGCCGGGTGGTGCTCATCGGCAACCCGGCGCGGCCCGAGGCCAGCCGCAGGCGGCTGCTGAAGGTGGCCGGAGACATCGTCGCCCACCTGGCCGACCTGATCCGGGAGGGCTATCCCTTCGCGCCGGGCACCCTCGGCGCCCGGCTGCAGGAAATGGGGCCCCTGCCGGAGCCGGTGGCCGAACCGGGAGCGTGGGAGGCCCTGGCGCTCGCCCTGGAGCAGGCCGGCGCGCTCCGGATCACCACGGACATCGACGCCGCCCTGCCCGAGGCGGACCTGGTGCTGACCGCCACCTCCAGCGCCGAGGACCTGGTGACCCCGGCCAACCTGAAGTTCGGCGCCGTGGTCTGCGACATCTCCCGGCCCCCCAACGTCTCCCGGGCGGTGAAGGAGGCCCGGCCGGACGTGCTGGTGATCGACGGCGGGGTGGTGGAGGTGCCCGGCCGGCCCGACCTGGGCTGGAACTTCGGCTTCGAACGGGGGCTGGCCTACGCCTGCATGGCCGAGACCATGATCCTGGGGCTCATGGGCCACTTCCAGGACACCTCCCTGGGCGCCGACCTCAACCTGCCGATGATCCGGCAGATCCGCCAGTGGGCGGAGGAGCTGGGCTTCCGGCTGGCGCAGCTCCGCTCGTTCGACCGGCCGCTCTCCGAGGCGGAATGGGCGCAGCTCATGGCCGCCCGCGCCCGGGTGCTTAGTGCCGCTGGGGATGATTAA
- a CDS encoding IS1182-like element ISSyth2 family transposase has protein sequence MLREHGHAQRKYELVLIEDLVPQDHLLRKIQAILDTDFIRERTARFYSDRGRPAIDPVVLVKMELIAYLFGIRSDRRLVEEIRVNVAYRWFLGLGLTDPVPHFTTPGKNYSRRWKDSGLFEELFDHVVKQAIDAGYIDGRMIFTDSSHLKANANKRRIAKEGTKGVTLEDIARARERHLAARRAEREECAANDDTEDGLLAAVNADREAHGLKPLPERKEDPQPDLSVDEMTVSLTDPEAAMLRREGKPDGFHYLQHRTVDGRHGFILDVLVTSAAMTDAQVYPTCLSRVDRHGLKVEKVGVDAGYNTLEVLHLLSKRGIQAAVAHRRHPSPKELMGKWRFKYDASRDAYRCPAKQWLTYVTTNRDGYRVYRSDASVCASCPLLGQCTRSTTKQKVIHRHLYEHLREEAREFVKTDEGQRLAQRRRETVERSFADAKELHGLRYARYRGRKRVQHQCLVSALAQNLKKLALLESRRSSYALSA, from the coding sequence GTGCTTCGGGAACATGGACATGCTCAGCGCAAGTATGAGCTCGTGCTGATCGAAGACTTGGTGCCCCAAGATCATTTGCTCCGGAAGATCCAAGCGATACTTGATACTGACTTCATCCGGGAACGCACGGCCAGGTTCTACAGCGACCGGGGGCGACCGGCCATCGATCCAGTAGTGCTGGTGAAGATGGAGCTCATCGCATACCTCTTCGGCATCCGATCGGATCGGCGTTTGGTCGAGGAGATCCGGGTCAACGTCGCCTACCGCTGGTTCTTGGGGTTGGGGCTTACCGATCCGGTCCCGCACTTCACCACGCCAGGTAAGAACTACAGCCGTCGGTGGAAGGACTCCGGCCTGTTTGAGGAACTGTTCGACCATGTCGTCAAGCAGGCCATTGATGCCGGATACATCGATGGTCGCATGATCTTCACCGATTCCAGCCACCTGAAGGCAAACGCCAACAAGCGTCGGATTGCCAAAGAAGGTACGAAAGGCGTTACCCTGGAGGACATCGCCAGAGCCCGGGAACGGCACCTGGCGGCTCGTCGGGCCGAACGGGAAGAGTGTGCGGCAAATGATGATACGGAGGATGGCTTACTGGCCGCAGTGAACGCTGACCGCGAGGCCCACGGGCTGAAGCCCTTGCCCGAACGCAAAGAAGACCCGCAGCCGGATCTGTCGGTTGACGAGATGACGGTCAGCCTGACGGACCCGGAAGCGGCGATGCTTCGCCGTGAGGGGAAGCCTGACGGGTTTCACTACCTGCAGCACCGCACCGTCGATGGTCGCCACGGCTTCATCCTCGACGTGCTCGTCACGTCGGCGGCGATGACCGACGCCCAGGTTTACCCCACGTGCCTTTCCCGTGTTGACCGGCACGGGCTGAAGGTCGAGAAGGTTGGAGTCGATGCCGGGTACAACACCTTGGAGGTTCTGCACCTGCTGTCCAAGCGAGGGATTCAGGCTGCGGTAGCGCATCGCCGTCACCCTTCGCCCAAGGAACTGATGGGCAAGTGGCGCTTCAAGTATGACGCTTCACGGGATGCCTACCGCTGCCCGGCCAAGCAGTGGCTGACGTACGTCACCACCAACCGTGACGGCTACCGAGTCTACCGATCCGATGCTTCGGTTTGTGCGTCGTGTCCACTCCTTGGCCAGTGTACTCGCTCCACCACGAAGCAGAAAGTGATCCATCGCCACCTCTACGAGCACCTGCGGGAAGAGGCGCGGGAGTTTGTGAAGACGGATGAAGGGCAGCGCCTCGCACAGCGTCGGCGGGAAACGGTAGAGCGCAGTTTTGCCGATGCCAAAGAGTTGCACGGTCTGCGGTATGCGCGATACAGAGGCCGAAAACGTGTGCAGCACCAGTGCCTGGTGTCGGCCCTGGCGCAGAACTTGAAGAAGCTGGCCCTCTTAGAGAGCCGGCGATCTTCGTATGCCTTGAGCGCCTAA
- a CDS encoding LacI family DNA-binding transcriptional regulator, which yields MKVTIRDVARRAGVGVATVSRVLNGTGYVKAETRERVLAAAAELGYVPSQLARGLVRRLSGTVGLVVPDITNPFFPLITRGVEDAASEAGYTVFLCNTDNDPVLEAQDVRKLREHRVDGIIFVGTTERRELVDQLLADDIPVVVMDRQLEHADVDTVTVDNVAGAQAACRHLIELGHRRIAHAAGHQSTRTGQDRCQGYRMALEEADIPYDPACVTWGDFTFESGFRVGQVLLGLSPRPTAVFAGNDLIALGVIRAAEEAGLSVPDDLSVVGFDNIQMAALVRPGLTTVRQPAREMGRLAMTMLLERIRGEFSGPGRRHVYPPELIVRGTTRRREPLG from the coding sequence GTGAAGGTGACCATCCGGGATGTGGCGCGGCGTGCCGGCGTGGGCGTGGCCACCGTGTCGCGGGTGCTCAACGGCACCGGGTACGTGAAGGCCGAGACGCGGGAACGGGTCCTGGCGGCGGCGGCCGAGTTGGGATACGTGCCCAGCCAGCTGGCCCGGGGGCTGGTGCGGCGCCTGAGCGGCACCGTCGGCCTGGTGGTCCCGGACATCACGAACCCGTTCTTCCCCCTGATCACCCGGGGGGTGGAGGACGCCGCCAGCGAGGCGGGCTACACGGTCTTCCTCTGCAACACGGACAACGACCCGGTGCTGGAGGCGCAGGACGTCCGCAAGCTGCGGGAGCACCGGGTGGACGGCATCATCTTCGTGGGCACCACGGAGCGCCGGGAGCTGGTGGACCAGCTGCTGGCCGATGACATCCCGGTCGTGGTGATGGACCGCCAGCTGGAGCACGCCGACGTCGACACCGTGACGGTGGACAACGTGGCCGGCGCCCAGGCCGCCTGCCGGCATCTGATCGAGCTGGGCCACCGGCGCATCGCCCACGCGGCCGGCCACCAGTCCACGCGGACCGGTCAGGACCGCTGCCAGGGCTACCGGATGGCCCTGGAGGAGGCGGACATCCCGTACGACCCGGCCTGCGTGACGTGGGGCGACTTCACCTTTGAATCGGGCTTCCGGGTCGGCCAGGTCCTGCTGGGGCTGTCGCCGCGGCCGACCGCGGTCTTCGCCGGCAACGACCTGATCGCCCTCGGGGTCATCCGGGCCGCCGAGGAGGCCGGCCTCTCCGTCCCCGACGACCTCTCCGTCGTCGGCTTTGACAACATCCAGATGGCTGCGCTGGTGCGGCCGGGCCTGACCACGGTGCGCCAGCCGGCCCGGGAGATGGGCCGCCTGGCGATGACCATGCTGCTGGAGCGCATCCGGGGCGAGTTTTCCGGCCCCGGCCGGCGCCATGTCTACCCGCCCGAGCTCATCGTGCGCGGGACCACCCGAAGGAGGGAGCCACTTGGATAG
- the rbsK gene encoding ribokinase: protein MDRPVVVVGSLNLDLVVNPERAPAAGETVFAPRLDQFPGGKGANQAVAAARLSAPVAMVGRVGQDAFGDRLLESLRADGVATEGISRSATAGTGTAVITVEATGQNRIVVVSGANAEVTPELVEAHGPLIASASALLLQLEVPVEACVRAAELAAAAGVPVILDPAPAPAEPLPEPLRRNTWLITPNETEAAALTGVPVAGRCGAEEAARVLWAQGFRQVLIKLGSEGAYLFRGGAGQWFEPFRVPVVDTTAAGDAFAGGLAAALHRGMALEEAVRWGMAAGALAVTRPGAQPAMGNLDELMTLLRTGRLDA from the coding sequence TTGGATAGGCCAGTGGTGGTGGTAGGGAGCTTGAACCTGGACCTGGTGGTGAACCCGGAGCGGGCGCCCGCGGCCGGCGAGACCGTCTTCGCCCCGCGGCTCGACCAGTTCCCGGGAGGGAAGGGGGCGAACCAGGCGGTGGCCGCCGCGCGCCTCAGCGCCCCGGTGGCGATGGTCGGCCGGGTAGGGCAGGACGCCTTCGGCGACCGGCTGCTGGAGAGCCTGCGGGCCGACGGCGTGGCGACGGAGGGAATTTCCCGGTCGGCCACGGCCGGCACGGGCACCGCCGTGATCACGGTGGAGGCCACCGGACAGAACCGGATCGTGGTCGTGTCCGGCGCCAACGCCGAAGTGACCCCCGAGTTGGTGGAGGCCCACGGGCCGCTCATCGCCTCGGCTTCCGCGCTGCTGCTGCAGCTGGAGGTGCCCGTGGAGGCCTGCGTCCGGGCGGCCGAGCTGGCCGCAGCGGCAGGGGTGCCGGTCATCCTCGACCCCGCCCCGGCGCCGGCGGAGCCGCTGCCCGAGCCGCTGAGGCGGAACACGTGGCTGATCACCCCCAACGAGACCGAGGCCGCCGCACTCACCGGCGTGCCGGTGGCCGGCCGCTGCGGGGCGGAGGAGGCGGCCCGGGTGCTCTGGGCCCAGGGCTTCCGGCAGGTGCTGATCAAGCTGGGCAGCGAGGGCGCCTACCTGTTCCGGGGCGGCGCCGGCCAGTGGTTCGAGCCCTTCCGGGTTCCGGTGGTGGACACGACGGCCGCGGGCGACGCCTTCGCCGGCGGGCTGGCCGCGGCGCTCCACCGGGGGATGGCGCTGGAAGAGGCGGTGCGCTGGGGCATGGCCGCCGGCGCCCTGGCCGTCACCCGGCCCGGCGCGCAGCCGGCGATGGGAAACCTGGATGAGCTCATGACCTTGCTGCGGACAGGGAGGTTGGACGCATGA
- the rbsD gene encoding D-ribose pyranase has translation MKKTTLLNQALSEVVAGMGHGDLLVIGDYGLPCPKGVRRIDLALRPGIPAFLDVVETILAELQVEAAVVARETAERNPAVQEGLTRLLGGVPVTTVSHEELKEISARAVALVRTGECTPYANVILRAGVTF, from the coding sequence ATGAAGAAGACGACGCTGCTGAACCAGGCGCTCTCGGAGGTCGTGGCGGGCATGGGCCACGGTGACCTGCTGGTGATCGGCGACTACGGGCTGCCCTGCCCGAAGGGGGTCCGGCGCATCGACCTCGCCCTCAGGCCCGGCATCCCGGCCTTCCTCGACGTGGTGGAGACCATCCTCGCCGAACTGCAGGTCGAGGCGGCGGTGGTCGCCCGGGAGACCGCCGAACGGAATCCGGCGGTCCAGGAGGGCCTGACCCGGCTTCTCGGCGGGGTGCCGGTCACCACCGTCTCCCATGAGGAGCTGAAGGAGATCTCAGCGCGGGCGGTGGCCCTGGTGCGCACCGGGGAATGCACGCCGTACGCCAACGTCATTCTCAGGGCGGGGGTGACCTTCTGA
- a CDS encoding ATP-binding cassette domain-containing protein: MPAAPVVEMRGIDRSFPGVRALKGVDFELRPGEVHGLLGENGAGKSTLMKILGGLYRPEAGEVLIDGRPVTIDSPAAATALGIAFIHQELNQALHLSVAENIYLGRPPVTGPFRRVDWRAMYQGAAAVLERLGAQIDPRATLGSLGVGARQMVEIARALSLDARVLIMDEPTAALTEPEVERLFAVMRSLVEAGVAIVYISHRLEEIFTICDRVTVLRDGQRIGSWPIDQVTADHLITHMVGRQLTERFPKVEVAPGDTLLEVRDLLLRGSSTPVSFTVRRGEILGIAGLMGAGRTHRGQGFHEAVDGVQGIDVVASQPADFDRAKGLTVMENILQAHPDIVAVFAHNDEMALGALEAIEAAGKADQIKVVGFDATDDAVKAVQEGRMAATVAQKPKEMGRLGVETALKHLNGEKVDEYIPVPLELVTK; this comes from the coding sequence ATGCCGGCCGCTCCCGTCGTGGAGATGCGGGGGATCGACCGGAGCTTTCCCGGGGTGCGGGCCCTGAAGGGCGTGGACTTCGAGCTGCGGCCCGGCGAGGTGCACGGGCTGCTCGGGGAGAACGGCGCCGGGAAGTCGACCCTGATGAAGATCCTGGGTGGCCTCTACCGGCCGGAGGCGGGCGAGGTGCTCATCGACGGCCGCCCGGTCACCATCGACTCGCCGGCGGCGGCGACGGCCCTGGGCATCGCCTTCATCCACCAGGAGCTGAACCAGGCCCTGCACCTGTCGGTGGCCGAGAACATCTACCTGGGCCGTCCGCCCGTGACCGGCCCCTTCCGCCGGGTGGACTGGCGGGCGATGTACCAGGGGGCGGCCGCGGTGCTGGAGCGGCTGGGCGCGCAGATCGACCCGCGGGCGACCCTCGGCAGCCTGGGGGTGGGCGCCCGGCAGATGGTCGAGATCGCCCGCGCCCTGTCGCTGGACGCCCGGGTGCTGATCATGGACGAGCCCACCGCGGCGCTCACCGAGCCCGAGGTGGAGCGGCTGTTCGCGGTGATGCGGAGCCTGGTCGAGGCCGGCGTGGCGATCGTCTACATCTCCCACCGGCTGGAGGAGATTTTCACCATCTGCGACCGGGTGACCGTGCTGCGGGACGGCCAGCGCATCGGCAGCTGGCCCATCGACCAGGTGACCGCCGACCACCTGATCACCCACATGGTCGGCCGCCAGCTCACCGAGCGCTTCCCCAAGGTGGAGGTGGCGCCGGGCGACACGCTCCTGGAGGTGCGGGACCTCCTGCTCCGGGGCTCCTCCACCCCGGTCTCGTTCACCGTGCGTCGCGGCGAGATCCTGGGGATCGCCGGCCTCATGGGCGCCGGCCGCACCCACCGGGGCCAGGGCTTCCATGAGGCCGTCGACGGCGTCCAGGGAATCGATGTGGTGGCGAGCCAGCCCGCGGACTTCGACCGGGCCAAGGGCCTGACCGTCATGGAGAACATCCTGCAGGCGCACCCTGACATCGTCGCCGTTTTCGCCCACAACGACGAGATGGCCCTCGGCGCCCTGGAGGCCATCGAGGCCGCCGGCAAGGCCGACCAGATCAAGGTCGTCGGCTTCGACGCCACCGACGACGCGGTGAAGGCGGTCCAGGAGGGCCGGATGGCCGCCACCGTCGCCCAGAAGCCCAAGGAGATGGGCCGCCTCGGCGTGGAGACCGCCCTCAAGCATCTGAACGGCGAGAAGGTGGACGAGTATATCCCCGTTCCGCTGGAGCTGGTGACCAAGTAA
- a CDS encoding M24 family metallopeptidase translates to MLLTPRHELDLRIGRLQAALRDLGLDGALLHSTTSLLYFTGSAQQGHLWVPANGEPRYLVRRVLERARRECALPGIEPLTTLRALPDHLGGARRIGMELDRLPVAQFEVYRRHLPGVDAADVGPVLRRLRSVKSPWEVERIRAAARAADETYRALFAALREGMTELELSVVGEGAQRLAGAQGMIRWHAHNAFESPAMMVLAGETALAFSFADTPFGGEGLTPAAPYGASRRPIRRDEPVCVDFPTVVDGYVHDQTRTMVIGKLPRQLVEAHDTARQILDMVAREARPGATGQQLWERSVDIARRAGLEEHFMGAGNSRVRFVGHGVGLELDEWPILAPKQTTPLEAGNVIAVEPKFFFPGVGAVGLESTFLVTPDGAERLSITPEELGVKDA, encoded by the coding sequence ATGCTGCTGACGCCCCGCCACGAGCTGGACCTCCGCATCGGCCGGCTGCAGGCGGCCCTGCGCGACCTGGGGCTGGACGGCGCCCTGCTCCACAGCACCACGTCGCTGCTGTACTTCACGGGGTCCGCCCAGCAGGGGCATCTCTGGGTGCCGGCGAACGGAGAGCCCCGGTACCTGGTGCGCCGGGTGCTGGAGCGCGCCCGCCGCGAGTGCGCGCTGCCCGGCATCGAGCCGCTCACCACCCTGCGCGCGCTGCCGGACCACCTGGGCGGGGCCCGCCGGATCGGGATGGAGCTGGACCGGCTGCCGGTGGCGCAGTTCGAGGTCTACCGGCGGCATCTGCCCGGCGTGGATGCGGCCGACGTGGGTCCTGTCCTGCGCCGGCTCCGCTCCGTCAAGTCGCCGTGGGAGGTGGAACGCATCCGGGCTGCGGCCAGGGCGGCCGACGAGACCTACCGGGCGCTGTTTGCCGCGCTGCGGGAGGGAATGACCGAGCTGGAGCTGTCGGTGGTGGGCGAGGGCGCCCAGCGGCTGGCCGGCGCGCAGGGCATGATCCGCTGGCACGCGCACAACGCCTTCGAGTCCCCGGCCATGATGGTACTGGCCGGGGAGACGGCGCTGGCGTTCTCCTTCGCCGACACCCCCTTCGGCGGGGAGGGGCTCACCCCGGCCGCCCCGTACGGCGCGAGCCGGCGCCCGATCCGCCGGGACGAGCCCGTCTGCGTCGACTTCCCGACGGTGGTGGATGGCTACGTCCACGACCAGACCCGCACCATGGTGATCGGAAAGCTACCCCGGCAGCTCGTGGAGGCCCACGACACCGCCCGGCAGATCCTGGACATGGTCGCCCGGGAGGCGCGCCCCGGCGCCACCGGCCAGCAGCTCTGGGAGCGAAGCGTGGACATCGCGCGCAGGGCGGGCCTGGAGGAGCACTTCATGGGGGCGGGCAACAGCCGGGTACGGTTCGTCGGCCACGGCGTGGGGCTCGAGCTGGACGAATGGCCGATCCTGGCTCCGAAGCAGACCACCCCGCTGGAGGCCGGCAACGTGATCGCGGTGGAGCCCAAGTTCTTCTTCCCCGGCGTGGGCGCGGTGGGGCTGGAGTCCACCTTCCTGGTGACCCCGGACGGGGCGGAGCGGCTCTCGATCACGCCGGAGGAGCTCGGCGTCAAGGACGCGTAG